In Helianthus annuus cultivar XRQ/B chromosome 9, HanXRQr2.0-SUNRISE, whole genome shotgun sequence, the following are encoded in one genomic region:
- the LOC110922519 gene encoding 1-aminocyclopropane-1-carboxylate synthase 3 yields the protein MLSTKVTDCNAHGQDSSYFLGWEEYEKNPYDEIDNPNGIVQMGLAENQLSFDILQSWLDNNPDATAFKKNGQSIFKELALFQDYHGLPAFKNALVKFMSEIRGNTVTFDPNNLVLTAGATSANETLMFCIANPGDAILVPTPYYPGFDRDLRWRTGAEIVPIHCSSSNSFRITKSALEDAYQQAQKHDLKVKGILVTNPSNPLGTSLNLHELDVLVNFISTKNIHLISDEVYSGTVFSSPNFTSVMEVLKNRNLVNTEVSKRVHIICSLSKDLGLPGFRIGTIYSENGDIISAATKMSSFGLISSQTQYLLSEMLADKKFTKTYLSENRRRLKHRQETLVKGLQKAGIRCLKGNAGLFCWVDMRHLLCSKTFQGEMELWKKIVYDVRLNISPGSSCHCCEPGWFRVCFANMSEKTLVFAMQRVKSFVESMTKKNSNQSRQEQIRLNHARRTKSLPKWVFSLSTHPLEV from the exons ATGTTGTCTACAAAAGTTACCGATTGTAACGCTCACGGACAGGATTCTTCGTACTTTCTTGGCTGGGAAGAGTACGAGAAGAATCCCTACGATGAAATCGACAATCCCAATGGTATAGTCCAAATGGGTCTCGCTGAAAATCAGCTATCGTTTGATATTCTCCAGTCATGGCTCGATAACAACCCCGACGCAACTGCCTTCAAGAAAAACGGTCAATCCATCTTCAAAGAGCTTGCCCTCTTTCAAGATTACCACGGCCTACCTGCCTTCAAAAAT GCACTAGTTAAGTTCATGTCGGAGATCCGAGGAAACACGGTTACTTTCGATCCAAACAACCTTGTACTCACCGCCGGCGCAACCTCCGCTAACGAAACTTTAATGTTTTGCATCGCGAACCCCGGCGACGCTATCCTCGTTCCGACGCCATATTATCCAGG ATTCGACCGCGATCTCAGGTGGCGAACCGGAGCTGAAATCGTCCCGATTCACTGCTCTAGCTCCAACAGCTTCCGAATTACCAAATCTGCCCTTGAAGACGCCTACCAACAAGCCCAAAAACATGACCTTAAAgtaaagggtattttggtcacaAACCCTTCTAACCCTTTAGGCACGTCATTAAACTTGCATGAGCTTGATGTACTCGTCAACTTCATTTCAACCAAAAACATTCACCTCATTAGCGACGAAGTTTACTCCGGTACCGTATTCAGCTCCCCGAATTTCACTAGCGTCATGGAGGTTTTAAAGAACCGAAACCTCGTTAACACCGAGGTTTCGAAGCGAGTTCACATTATTTGCAGCCTCTCGAAAGACCTCGGCCTACCCGGTTTTCGTATAGGAACGATTTACTCCGAAAACGGAGACATTATCTCCGCAGCGACAAAAATGTCGAGTTTCGGGTTAATTTCGTCGCAAACTCAATATTTACTGTCGGAAATGCTAGCAGACAAGAAGTTTACAAAAACATATTTGTCCGAGAATCGTCGGAGGTTGAAACACCGGCAAGAAACCCTAGTAAAAGGGCTTCAAAAAGCCGGAATCCGGTGTTTGAAAGGTAACGCCGGTTTATTTTGTTGGGTTGATATGAGGCATCTTCTGTGTTCTAAAACATTTCAAGGGGAAATGGAGCTATGGAAGAAGATTGTTTATGATGTCCGGTTGAATATCTCGCCCGGTTCATCTTGTCATTGTTGTGAACCGGGTTGGTTTCGGGTTTGTTTCGCTAACATGTCGGAGAAGACCTTGGTATTCGCCATGCAACGTGTTAAGTCATTTGTGGAGTCGATGACGAAGAAAAATAGTAATCAGTCTCGACAAGAACAGATTCGGCTTAATCATGCGAGGAGAACAAAGTCGTTACCCAAGTGGGTTTTTTCGCTTTCGACACACCCGCTCGAGGTTTAG